TATCGGTTGTCCAAATTTTTAAAGAGCCGCTGAACAACTCACGTCCGTTCAGCGAAGAAGCGAGATTCTGACAACTTCTCAACTCCTCGTCAACCCCCGCAAACGCCTAACGATCAACGCCGCAGAGACCAACCAACGCACCACCAAAACAACTCAGAAGCGCGAAGAGGGGCGAATTATAGAGACTCCGGAGCGGCTGTCAACTGCCTGCAACAAACGTTCGAAAAATCAGTACTCGGGCTGGCCGACGAAGTTCTCGAAGCGGGTGTACTCGCCGATGAAAGTCATGCGTACCATGCCCGTGGGGCCGTTACGATGCTTGCCGATAATGAGCTCTGCCGACCCCTTGTCCGGCGAATCGGGATTGTAGATCTCATCCCGGTACACAAACATGATGATGTCCGCGTCCTGCTCGATTGCCCCCGATTCCCGCAGATCGGACATGACCGGCCGCTTGTTCGGCCTCTGTTCGAGACTTCGGTTGAGCTGGGACAGCGCCATGATCGGAACCTTCAGCTCCTTCGCCAACCCCTTGATGGATCGCGATATCTCCGACAGCTCCGCCGCGCGGTTGTCGCTCTGCTTGAGGGAGGACATCAGCTGGAGGTAGTCGACCACGATCAGGCCGAGCTTGCCGCACTGGCGATGCAGGCGCCGCGCCCGGGCGCGCAGGTCGATCGGATTGAGGCCCGGCGTCTCGTCGATGTAGATCGGGGCCTCGTGCAACTTTCCGAGCGCGTAGGTCAGGCGCTGCCAGTCGTCATCGGTGAGCTTGCCGGTCTTGAGCCGTGACTGGTCCAGCCGCCCCACCGACGAGATGAAGCGGTTCGCCAGCTGTGTGCCCGGCATCTCCATGGAAAAGATCGCGACGGGCAGGTGACTTTCGATCGCAACATGTTCGGCCACGTTGAGCGCGAACGTGGTCTTGCCCATCCCTGGACGACCGGCGACGACAATCATGTCGGTCGCGTGCAGGCCCGAGGTCAGCTCATCCAGATCCGCGAGCCCCGTGGGCACACCGGTCGTTTCGGAAGGTGAATCGCGGTCGTAGAGTTCCTGGATGCGATCGACCACCTGCCCGAGAATCGGCTGAATCGGCGTAAAACCCGCTTGCTGACGCGCACCCTCCTCGGCAATCTCGAAGACCCGCGCCTCCGCTTCATCGAGCAGGGTCGAGGCGTCTTTGCCTGCGGGGGTCAGCGCGCTGGCGGCGATCTCGTCGCCGACGGTGACGAGCGCCCGCAGGATCGCGCGCTCACGGACGATTTCGCCATAACGCCGGATATTCGCTGCCGATGGCGTGTTGTTCGCAATCTCGCCCAGATAGGCCAGGCCGCCCGCCTGATCCGCCTCTCCGCTTTTCTGCAACGATTCAAACACCGTCACCACATCGGCCGGTTTGGCCATCTCGATGAGTCGGGCGATATGCCTGAAGATGCGCCGATGATCGTCGCGGTAGAAATCACCCTCCGCCACCAGATCCGCGACCTTGTCCCAGGCGGCGTTGTCCAGCAGCAAGCCACCGAGCAGCGACTGTTCGGCTTCGAGCGAGTGCGGGGGGAGCTTAAGGGCGGCGACTTCGTGGTCTACTTGCATGGCATCCATGATGCGGCATTTTGCCTAATCGAAAACAAAAAAGGGCTGCACCAGGCAGCCCTTTTTCTTGGTGCGGAACGCGCTTACTGCTGCTCGCCCAGCACCGAGACGGTGATGGTGGTCACCACGTCGGAATGCAGACCGACTTCGAGCTGCACGTCGCCAACGGCCTTGAGCGGGCCTTCCGGCATGCGGATCGAGCTGCGCTCGATCTCGAAGCCCTGCGCTTCGAGCGCTTCGGCCACATCGGCGTTGGTCACGGAACCGAACAGACGACCGTCCATGCCGGCATTGCGGGTGATCTGAACCATCAAGCCTTCGAGCTTCTCGGCCAGCGCCTGAGCGGCAGCCAGCTTGTCGGCCTGCGCCTTTTCCAGTTCGGCGCGACGGGCTTCGAATTCGGCCATGTTGGATTCGGTGGCACGCTTGGCCTTGCCCTGCGGGATCAGGAAGTTACGGGCATAACCGTCCTTGACCTTGACCACGTCGCCCAGATTACCGAGCTTGCCAACCTTCTCGAGCAGAATGATTTGCATGTCGAATTCCCCCGATTACTTGTGCAGATCGGTGTAAGGCAGCAGCGCCAGGAAGCGGGCGCGCTTGACGGCGGTCGACAGCTGACGCTGGTAGCCGGCCTTGGTACCGGTGATGCGGGCCGGCATGATCTTGCCGGTCTCGGTGATGAAGTCCTTCAGCAGATCCACATCCTTGTAGTCGATCTCTTCGATCTTCTCGGCGGTGAAGCGGCAGAACTTGCGGCGCTTGAACAGACCGCCTCCGCG
The nucleotide sequence above comes from Nitrogeniibacter mangrovi. Encoded proteins:
- the rplI gene encoding 50S ribosomal protein L9, giving the protein MQIILLEKVGKLGNLGDVVKVKDGYARNFLIPQGKAKRATESNMAEFEARRAELEKAQADKLAAAQALAEKLEGLMVQITRNAGMDGRLFGSVTNADVAEALEAQGFEIERSSIRMPEGPLKAVGDVQLEVGLHSDVVTTITVSVLGEQQ
- the rpsR gene encoding 30S ribosomal protein S18, yielding MAFKPKGRGNRGGRGGGLFKRRKFCRFTAEKIEEIDYKDVDLLKDFITETGKIMPARITGTKAGYQRQLSTAVKRARFLALLPYTDLHK
- the dnaB gene encoding replicative DNA helicase; its protein translation is MDAMQVDHEVAALKLPPHSLEAEQSLLGGLLLDNAAWDKVADLVAEGDFYRDDHRRIFRHIARLIEMAKPADVVTVFESLQKSGEADQAGGLAYLGEIANNTPSAANIRRYGEIVRERAILRALVTVGDEIAASALTPAGKDASTLLDEAEARVFEIAEEGARQQAGFTPIQPILGQVVDRIQELYDRDSPSETTGVPTGLADLDELTSGLHATDMIVVAGRPGMGKTTFALNVAEHVAIESHLPVAIFSMEMPGTQLANRFISSVGRLDQSRLKTGKLTDDDWQRLTYALGKLHEAPIYIDETPGLNPIDLRARARRLHRQCGKLGLIVVDYLQLMSSLKQSDNRAAELSEISRSIKGLAKELKVPIMALSQLNRSLEQRPNKRPVMSDLRESGAIEQDADIIMFVYRDEIYNPDSPDKGSAELIIGKHRNGPTGMVRMTFIGEYTRFENFVGQPEY